In a single window of the Nilaparvata lugens isolate BPH chromosome 1, ASM1435652v1, whole genome shotgun sequence genome:
- the LOC120353480 gene encoding uncharacterized protein LOC120353480 isoform X2, with protein sequence MSSKSSSNNIICRESRAAFIVSLSQTAEAIRQSNEFVDVTYLNEHSINVRDALRHENEQVIISDCENLNSVIATNDHTPEINDRMDYESEGHNNEQDISECDETYSEADDSDKDANYYPPENNDSDNESNQSLMEMDAEQVEAISNESKYFFATLACNELFYILCHIEAESGSLLP encoded by the exons ATGTCTAGTAAAAGttccagtaataatattatttgtaggGAATCACGTGCAGCATTTATTGTAAGTTTATCTCAAACCGCTGAAGCAATAAGACAAAGCAACGAATTTGTGGATGTAACCTATTTAAATGAACATTCTATCAATGTTAGAGATGCCTTGCGGCATGAAAATGAACAG gtTATTATCTCTGACTGTGAAAACCTCAATTCTGTCATTGCTACTAATGATCATACTCCTGAAATTAATGACAGGATGGATTATGAATCAGAAGGCCATAACAATGAGCAA GATATTTCTGAGTGTGATGAGACTTATTCTGAAGCTGATGACTCTGATAAGGATGCCAACTATTATCCTCCTGAGAATAATGACTCTGATAATGAATCTAATCAGTCTCTGATGGAAATGGATGCAGAACAAGTGGAAGCTATCAGCAATGAGAGTAagtattttttcgccacacttgcaTGTAATGAGCTGTTTTACATATTATGTCATATCGAGGCCGAAAGTGGTTCTTTACTGCCCTAG
- the LOC120353480 gene encoding uncharacterized protein LOC120353480 isoform X1: MLQENPAGQLLQENSAAEVLQENPAVDMLQENQAVEVLQENPELEDSEVIQRKSRKRVRRPETWKKNMMKMKKRSGKEYENSRGNFVEKKSLKNGCSDKCRIGCTNKINNDERQMILDRFWDIGDQTQQRNFVINHLEVIEPKYRYQREGSNRGKNYAYYFDLNSSRTRVCKTFFLNTLSISNTFVNTALSKKDEMGIVQGDLRGKHVNHKKVDDSIKKGIREHIDSFCRIESHYCRADSKREYIDGGLTIASMYRMYKEKKMSEGELYGKPYLYETIFNTEFNISFHKPKKDLCVLCEKIKDLNEEEKQKIKVQYEQHLKEKELSRSEKKEI; this comes from the coding sequence ATGCTTCAAGAGAATCCAGCTGGGCAGTTGCTTCAAGAGAATTCAGCAGCAGAGGTGCTTCAAGAGAATCCAGCTGTAGACATGCTTCAAGAGAATCAAGCTGTAGAGGTGCTTCAAGAGAATCCAGAACTTGAAGATTCTGAAGTAATTCAAAGAAAATCGAGGAAGAGAGTCAGAAGACCAGAAACATGgaagaaaaatatgatgaaaatgaagaaaagatCAGGAAAAGAATATGAAAACTCAAGGGGTAATTTTGTGGagaaaaaatctttgaaaaatggATGTAGTGATAAATGTAGGATTGGATGCACAAATAagataaataatgatgaaaggCAGATGATTTTGGACAGGTTTTGGGACATAGGTGACCAGACACAACAAAGAAACTTTGTCATCAATCACTTAGAAGTCATTGAACCCAAGTATAGGTATCAAAGAGAAGGTAGTAATAGAGGTAAAAATTATgcttattattttgatttgaattcttcaagaacACGTGTTTGTAAAACATTCTTCTTGAATACCTTGAGCATCAGCAATACATTTGTGAATACAGCACTGAGTAAAAAGGATGAGATGGGTATAGTTCAAGGGGATTTGAGAGGGAAACATGTCAACCATAAAAAAGTGGATGATAGTATAAAAAAAGGAATCCGAGAGCATATAGACTCTTTTTGTCGAATAGAGTCTCATTATTGCAGGGCTGATTCCAAAAGGGAATACATTGATGGAGGCCTTACAATAGCATCGATGTACAGAATGtacaaagagaaaaaaatgagtgAGGGTGAGTTGTATGGTAAACCTTACCTTTATGAAACAATATTTAACACAGAGTTTAATATCTCCTTTCATAAACCAAAAAAAGACCTTTGTGTATtatgtgaaaaaataaaagatttaaatgaggaggaaaaacagaaaattaaagtTCAATATGAACAACACCTAAAAGAAAAAGAGTTGTCCAGGAGTGAAAAAAAAGAGATATAG